The Akkermansia muciniphila genome includes the window CGCCCTGGCTGAAGCGGAAATCAACCTAGACATGATTCTGGCCAATACCGCTCATGACGGCTACGTCCGCCAGTCCTTCACCATGCCTTCCAATGAACTGGGCCGCGCCCAGGCCGCCCTCAAGCCGGTCATGGCCGCCCTGGGTTCCACCGTGAAGGTGGAAACGGAAGCGGGTCTTGCCAAGCTTTCCCTGGTGGGCATCGGCATGCGTTCCCATTCCGGCGTGGGCGCCACCGCGTTCAAGGCCCTGGCGGACGCCAACATCAAGACCGGCATGATTTCCACCTCGGAGATCAAGATTGCCGTGATGGTGGACGAGTCAGACATTGAGGAAGCGGCCCGGGTGGTGCACAAGGCGTTCAACCTGGGCGTCTAACCCTTCCCCCTTTTTCAGGACCGGTTCACGGAAACGTGAACCGGTTTTTTCATGTTTTTTCCTCCCTGTCCGGGACAGGGAGGAATGCTGAAATACAAAAAAGGCCTGCTTCCTGAAAGGAACGGGACGGGAGGGATGAAGCATGCCCGGGCAACAAGGAAGGGCCTGCCGGAAAGAAGGAGAGAAAGAACGTTATTTGCCGGAAGAGGGCTGGAAGCGGGCGGCCTCCGATTCTGCGGTGATCCTGGCGGGTTCGATATGAAGGAGTTTCCTTATAGCTTGGCCCCGACCGCTCTCCGTCATCGGGAAGTAAATGACGTCGTTTCCCAGATCATAGGTATCCAGGCCGGGGATACTGTCCGCCGGAGCAAAAGATTCCGGCGTGTCCGGCAGTTTTTTACCTCCTTGGAGGAGGCAAGGGCATAATACATATAATTACCGGAATACAGTTCCGTTTTAGGGGAGCTGACCGCAGAGTGTTTATTGGCAGCCCAGCTCCACTGGATCAAAGCCTCCACAGGAATGTCCCCCCGGAGAGATTGGACGACGCGGGCGTAGTACGTTATCTCCTGATCCGTTTCTACTGTCTCCCGGGCACATTCCTGCGTGGCCCTTTCCGGCAAACACAATAATGTCGTCCGGCTGCGGGTTGCAATAGCCTGTATCCTGGCCGTCGGCATAGTCCGGATCGCCCAAAAGCTTTTGCACATAAGCGGCCATGTCCCTGGCACGGGTGATCACGTGGGTTTTACCTCCCAATCATAGGCAGTTCCTTTACTGCACCCGTATGGTCTGTTCAATCAGTTCATTCAGGCGCGGCGCGGAAAGGGAGCCCACCATTTCCTTCAGCTTCATTCCTTCCAGGTACAGGAGCGTCAGGGGGACGGCTTCCAGCCGGTACTTGCGGGCTACGTCCGGATAGGCGTCCGCATCAATCAGCACGGCAAATGCCTTGCCGTCCTGGGCCGCGGCGTAGGATTTGACCGCCTGGACGTAGTCCATGGCAGGGCGGCTCCATGGAGCGTAAAAGACAATCAGCACCTTGCGGCCGGAAAGCTCCGTCAACTGCCGCATGTCCTCCCCCTTGTAATCCATCCACACGGGCGCCTTTTTCACGGGAGCGGCGGGAGGAAGAATTTTCCTGGGAGGATCAAACGTTCTTTCCAGGGGACGCGGAGCAGGCTTCTTCTCCGCATAACGGGCGCGCCGTTCACTGGAATCGTCGCATCCGGTCAGACCGGCCATGATCAGCAAAGCGCTGACCCCTATGAACAAGCCCTGTTTCATTCCGCCGGCAAGTATGCCCGGGAAGGGCGAATTTGCAAGACTGAAACCCGTCCCGCTTTTCACGTTGCGCCGGGGCCCCTCCATCTGTTATGGTAGCCGTTGCATGAACGGCGTCCCTCCACTGGAATTTGCAGGGGTTTCCCACTGGGCGGCTTTGGCCGTTCTCCTGGCGGCGGGACTGTGCATCATGGAACTGGGGCAGTCCTATAAAAAAGCCGTCCGGAACCGCACCACGTTCTGGCTGGGGATTGCCTGCCTGTTCAGCCTGGTTCCGGATCTGGCCGCCATACTGGCGGATGAACCGGAAAAGAGCTGGGCGGGGATGCTCCCCCTGCATTTCTGCTCCGTCATGCAGGTGTTCTGCGCCCTGAGCCTGTGGATACCCTCCCGCCTGCTGCGCTCCATTGTGTATTACTGCGTGCTGTGCGCCACCCTTCAGGGCCTCATCACTCCTTCCGTATCCCATGATTTTCCGTCCTGGACGTACTTCGCCTTCTTCCTGTCCCACGGAGTGACGGTCATCACGGCCCTTTACCTGCCGCTGGCCCTGGAATGGAAACCGGCGCGCTGGGACTTCCTGTGGGCTCTTTTGTTCGCCAACGTGTATCTGGCCGTTATCCATCCGGTCAACATGCTCCTGGGGACCAATTACGGCTTTACGGTCGCTACGCCGGCGGGAGGCTCCGTGCTGGACTTGCTCGGCCCGTGGCCCTGGTACCTGCTGTGGATGCAGGTTCCGGCGCTTGTGCTGATGTATCTGCTCACGCTCCCCTTCCGCCATTATCCCAAGGGGCGCATGGGCAGTTCCCTGTTCCACCCTTAAAGGAATGGCGGCAGGAGAGTCCCGTGACGCGCCCTTCTATTTGACGATCGGCTTGAGGATGCCTATGTAGGTATCAGATGTGCCGGTACCGGGATAGCTGGAATCTATCCTGATTTTAATGGTGCGGACAGGCTGCTTGTAATAGGGAGGAACCACAATCTGGGGCGTCCAGTCGTCCCGCAGCGTGGCGTCAAAGGTATAGTCCCCATTCAACGTCACCTGGATGCCCTTGGGCCGGCTGAACATGGAGTAAGCGATGTTGGGGTGCCGGCGCGCTTCCGAATCCCGTGCCGGATTGGTCACCGGGGAAATGCCCGTTTCCAGCATGATGCCGAGCAAACGCCCCGGATTATTGAGCTTGAGCTCCAGGGTTTCCCCCTGGCCGTCTCCGGAAACGCCTTCCGCCCAGTATCCGGTGCCGTTCTTCAGGTTGTCCGGTGAGCACGGGGCGCCGTAGGGGTCCTTGTCCAGGGTGGAGCTGGCCGTCACGTCATACTGGTCCGTAAGCTTCCCTCTTTCACTGCGGATGGTGACGTGCCCGTCCTTGTCCAGCACCCAGGAGGGACCGGGCGCCAGCACTATGGAAGGAGCGTAGGGACGGCCGTCCGCACCCAGCAGGGACCAGGTGAAAACGCCCTTGGGCGTGGTCACGATGGATTTGGCGTCCGCGGAGGGGTCCAGCTTGACGGACTGGTTGGTCATTTCAGAGCTATATACATTCACCACCGCCTTGGGCGTGCCCCCGGTCCAGGTCATGACCGGAGAGGTGAGCAGCGTCAGGCGGGGTTCCCCCACCGTGACTTTCGGGTCCGGAGTGATGACGGTATCCTGTATATAAGGTACGGAGAACTGGAAGGTGAGCACGTGGGTTCCCGCCTTGTTGGGAACCTGGGCCACCAGCCAGTGGGTAATTCCGGCTACGGGGGACATGGTGGGGGCGTCCTCCTGGAGATGCTTCCCCTCCACCAGGGAGAAATCACATTTCAAGTCATCCACGGACGTCACGACGTCCTGCACCGCCTTGGTGAACGGAAGGATGCGCAGGGGTTCCGGCGTGGCGGCATTGGCCTGCTCATCCGGCGGGGCATACTGGAAGGGCACGCCCACGGAGATGGTTTTACCCTTTACCCCTCTGGGAATATCCAGCGCGCAGGTGTAAACCAGAAAGGCCTGGTGCTGTTTCAGGGCTACGGTAACGTCCAGGGCGTTCAGACGGATGCCGTCCGCCTGCGCCAGGTCCATGGGAACCGGAAGGCCGGGCACCGGGGCAACGCTTTGGATGGAGAGGTTACGCGACTGGCGCTGCAGCGCTTTTCCCGCAGCGGGCTGTTCATGCTGCTCAGGCTCCGCGGCCATGCCCGGCATGCAACATGCGGCGCTGGCCAGCCAGATGAGGGTAGCTAATCTCATGACCTTTAAAATAACGTTTCCCATTCCGTTCATCAAGGCTGATTTAAGGAACATGAAAAGGCCCCCGGCCTTGCCGGAATAGAGGCGGAGGGCGGAAAAACCGTTCCAGGCTCCGGGAAGGCGGGATTCCCGTGATTTCCGGGAAGCATGAAAAGTTCCGGCCCGCCCCATCAGGGAATCCAGTTTCAACCGTGCGGGAACCCATCAGCAACAATCCAAGAAAGCCTCATGTTATTTATCAACACAATTCATTCATTGATAAAATTCAACAGCCATTTCCCCATAAGTCGCGGCAGGCCTTGAAACACCCGCTGGTTTCCATTTCCAAGGGCTGTTAACGTCTTCTTATTGCCGGGATTTCCCATGAGAGGAGCACCGCAGAAAGGGGCGCCGGATGTTCCGCAGGCATGGGTGCGTCAAGCGAAAAAAATGCAGTGTCAGCCGGACAAAAAAAATTTACGCAAGAGAGGAGCGTAATTTCTCAAAAAGAGGTAGAAAACACAAGATGTGGCACACATGAAAAAAGACTGTACAATATTTCCTTTTCATCACGATTATTTTTCAGTAGATAATGCACACGCTACGCGCCGCCCCAACCCCGCGACGAAGCGCTGCTCCCCGGGAGGCTCCTCCCAAATGCTTTCCATTTCGCAAGCCATGACTACAGACAACTCGCAAACTACGCTTAAACTGCGCACAGGACAGGAAATCATCCTCCCCCAGAGGAAGGACCTGCTGGGCGGTTTGAAATTCACCAGAAGATTTTCCCATAATGAAGTCCACCCTTATGATGAAGTGGACTGGACGCGCCGCGACGTGCGCATCATGGACTGGAAGACCGGAAAGACCATTTACGAGCGCCTGGGACTGGAAGCCCCCGCCCACTGGGATGACAATGCCGTCAAGATCACGGCGGACAAGTACCTTTTCGGCAGTGAACCGGGGTCCCTGGAATATGAAGACAGCTTCCGCAATATTTACGACCGCATTTCCAATACTTATACCGTGTGGGGCTGGGAGGAAGGCTACTTCGCCACGCTGGAGGACGCGGAGATTTTCAATGAGGAAATCAAGGCCATGCTGGTGCAGCAGATATGGGCGCCCAACTCTCCCGTGTGGTTCAACATCGGCCACTGGGAGCAGTGGCGCTGGGGGCGCCCGGACCTGCGGGAAAACTACACCGGCCACGGCAACAAGGCCTACCACACCAAGGGCACCAAGAATAACCTGAAAACCTTCACGGTCCAGTCCACGTATGAATATCCCCAGTGCTCCGCCTGCTTCCTGACGGAAGTGGGGGACAGCATGGAGGACATCCTGGACCACCTGACCACGGAAGGCCGCATTTTCGCCTCCGGTTCCGGCGTGGGCATCAACCTTTCCACCCTCCGTTCCTCCAAGGAGCCTATCAGCGGCAAGGGCCGCTCTTCCGGGCCCATTTCCTTTGACCGCGGCTGGGACCGCATGGCAGGGGCCATCAAGTCCGGCGGCAAGACGCGCCGCGCCGCGCGCATGGTGCTGATGTTCAGCGACCACCCGGACATTTTTGAATTCATCAACACGAAGAACCGCCAGGAAGACATCGCCAAGGTGATCCTGCGCGAGCACAACGTGCATGTGGAACTGAAGCAGATTGCGGAAACCAAGCTGGTGGCCGGCACTCCGGCGGAAAAAGCCGCCGCCCGCCTCATTCTTTCCCTGCCCCTGGCTACGCGGAACAGCTTTGACCCTCACATGGACGCCCTGCTGTACGGGGAAACGCTTTCCCACCAGAACGCGAACCATTCCGTCTCCCTGAAGGGCGACTTCTGGCAGGCGCTTGCCAACAACGGCAATACCTACACGCGCTGGGTCACAAACCCGGCCCACATTGAACAGACCTTCCGCGCCCAGGAGCTGCTGGAAGCCATGGCCAAGTCCATCTGGGAAAACGGGGAGCCCGGCGTGCACAATAATGACGTGATCAACCTGTGGAACCCCGTCAAATCCATCGGCTCCATCACCACGTCCAACCCCTGCTCCGAATACGTCTTCCTGAACAATACGAGCTGCAACCTTTCCTCCTTCAACGCCTACCGCTTCCTGACGAAGGGCGAGGACGGCAAGCCCGTCTTTGACGCGGACGCCCTGACCCACGCCGCGCGCCTGGCGATGGTCTGCGCGGACCTGAACGTGGAACGCGGCGGCTTCCCGATTGAAGAGATCGCGG containing:
- a CDS encoding NADase-type glycan-binding domain-containing protein — encoded protein: MRLATLIWLASAACCMPGMAAEPEQHEQPAAGKALQRQSRNLSIQSVAPVPGLPVPMDLAQADGIRLNALDVTVALKQHQAFLVYTCALDIPRGVKGKTISVGVPFQYAPPDEQANAATPEPLRILPFTKAVQDVVTSVDDLKCDFSLVEGKHLQEDAPTMSPVAGITHWLVAQVPNKAGTHVLTFQFSVPYIQDTVITPDPKVTVGEPRLTLLTSPVMTWTGGTPKAVVNVYSSEMTNQSVKLDPSADAKSIVTTPKGVFTWSLLGADGRPYAPSIVLAPGPSWVLDKDGHVTIRSERGKLTDQYDVTASSTLDKDPYGAPCSPDNLKNGTGYWAEGVSGDGQGETLELKLNNPGRLLGIMLETGISPVTNPARDSEARRHPNIAYSMFSRPKGIQVTLNGDYTFDATLRDDWTPQIVVPPYYKQPVRTIKIRIDSSYPGTGTSDTYIGILKPIVK
- a CDS encoding TIGR02206 family membrane protein; protein product: MNGVPPLEFAGVSHWAALAVLLAAGLCIMELGQSYKKAVRNRTTFWLGIACLFSLVPDLAAILADEPEKSWAGMLPLHFCSVMQVFCALSLWIPSRLLRSIVYYCVLCATLQGLITPSVSHDFPSWTYFAFFLSHGVTVITALYLPLALEWKPARWDFLWALLFANVYLAVIHPVNMLLGTNYGFTVATPAGGSVLDLLGPWPWYLLWMQVPALVLMYLLTLPFRHYPKGRMGSSLFHP
- a CDS encoding thioredoxin family protein, producing the protein MAGLTGCDDSSERRARYAEKKPAPRPLERTFDPPRKILPPAAPVKKAPVWMDYKGEDMRQLTELSGRKVLIVFYAPWSRPAMDYVQAVKSYAAAQDGKAFAVLIDADAYPDVARKYRLEAVPLTLLYLEGMKLKEMVGSLSAPRLNELIEQTIRVQ